A stretch of Bradyrhizobium sp. AZCC 2262 DNA encodes these proteins:
- a CDS encoding SpvB/TcaC N-terminal domain-containing protein, which produces MEKNPDDGASAAAQSSNFGSTAGNKSSAQIEPLPSLRSLVPKSNDGSISVPYTIVVPPGRNGFQPAIQLTYNSHDFDIRSQFGMGWSISIPSIQRLNKTGIDLLYATSTFASSIDGELMQVGTSNVFRPRVDDGSYRSYQLINNTSWLVTDKDGNSYFYGTTSAARYENPGDTTKKFKWMLEQAADLNGNTINYQYTSTSSELYPSKILYGGTATTGPLEIDFVTEARPDVQTSYAAGYLIKTVNRIKEIDTFANGTSSRKYALSYVMGENGSRTLLGSTTESAWDSDGNITTLPPTSFSYSTSTKTWTNVTSQWTNPEEYFSMAGVGGDLGVRAVDINNDGLTDVVRWHSNAFSSDTKLVYINTGTTSQFQLHSEIVFPEFITEVQQSKGVYLMDVNNDGRVDVIRSYGSNPGVPISQKVYLASTTTAYPAWDQDTNWSMPFIVDVGSDWGIRFADVNGDNLPDVVQSSLPTGIKNVWLNTGSAWVATSTPTIPTSFASSGNTRGVWLVDANSDGLADIVQATEFETPQVFINTGVGGANFEWVQDNTYSIPFQLSAGSGGYTRGFQVMDINTDKLPDFVQSWNTGSSGGARTQHAHITKSYGDTWNTDDTATTLPEPFAWDNFDAGTRITDINGDGLDDLSRDGDDGTHFWNTTYIRNGGAADLLTSVTSPDGGSISYSYKAAGTITDSSGNRVNKMSTPVDVVSTTTVNDLNGNIETLSYDYAGGYFWTNGPEDRKFAGFKSVEETRDDKITTSYYSQGDGNDSSLGEQNDQFALIGKPFRTDVTTPAGTVLKRTWTRYGVQSQDGNRYLEVPSDSIDQSFNSGGSYRTRAQHRDTDPYGHPSSVTDYGEVTLADGLASSYSDTGSDLIATHFEWATTTASSTNPSAPTNFVSHETETNYSGAQIAETKHLYDGLVSGSVANGNETQTQKWKSGSAYATTKQVFNGYGLVTSSVDARGSTTTVVYDSSNLYPATTTNPLGHVEVRTYDLKFGKPTQIVDVNGATSTIKYDGLGRVVEKKGTDSTGTLVKMETTAYTDTSGAVSVLSTKWITDAQGIASYDYKDGLGRSIQNFSQATGTQWVAKDTVYDAHGHAYKESLPYFASASSKAPATTTGSLFTTYTYDSVDRPLTAQTTVGTTGYSYGTWDSTITNENGIAKDTTNDARGNLVQVVEHNSTSTYTTTYSYDGLNDLTNITDALSNVRNFTYDGLGRRLTAEDLHASADTTYGTSTYAYDDAGNLTQKVDPKGQVVNYTYDALNRPLTEDYTGQAGTEITYKYDNCPSGKGRLCNWITSGASSTTQYNPFGAVRQETKTIGGADFTLSYLYDRLGNIATTTYPDNSQVQNVYNGAGQLNAVQRKESTDSGFTSIISLTDYSPLGQVSYRSSGNGAITSNTYDPSHLYRLTRKLTTGVATSTVTVLGTPTTVSIYAGTGDGHVIAAAKTTWALAHDASTGTSLNSTSTTFAVEADKSDNSGTRFHINRGYITFDTSSIPAGAVISAATLGLWVSAVSNTAALNLVIATSTQAATSTLATADFPRVGSATSSDVVHAPAASATSTWTLNSTGIAAINIGTSTKFSIREQHDLNNLAATNTAVTSATFTSANGSASHRPVLVITYSTSSQAAGTPTTVQDIQYSYDAVGNITKTINNSNTDEAATTTYAYDDLNRLLSASSTGAVSGNFLKTYTYNAIGNIASSTDSGAYAYAGNYANPHAPTTIGSTAYTYDNNGNVTSYGTTTVTWDWRNRITKIVGSGATTTYAYDINNERIQLAGGGSTTTFPFMLYNVASSTSAKIISKHLFANGEGIADVQGTGASAKAYNIHGDHAGGADIVSNASSTMENQFAYHAYGKARIKKTSANLSEQRQYIGQEYDQGSDLNYHHDRYYNSTRGQFLSEEPIYLSLGDSDKVKTLSQEDQQIYLRDPQQLNSYSYARNNPGALKDPSGRQAVAVAALGAPGLAPIAIPAAIISVVAVETYYGTQALLRQSGGREYGRLDRDQQASLPAAPNPVFDPLPPNFDDKTPKWKIITWAGLTIGGLAADEYGKYQTYSDGAKDAQLPNAPTDTQGKMNWGSLNLQSSQAPQSYYAQQHNSSLPSTVVQDGVSYVRNSSGLLNIANTR; this is translated from the coding sequence TTGGAGAAAAATCCTGACGATGGAGCAAGTGCGGCAGCACAATCTTCAAATTTTGGTAGTACCGCTGGCAACAAATCCAGTGCTCAAATTGAACCACTCCCGTCCCTTCGTTCGCTAGTACCTAAATCGAATGATGGGTCGATTTCAGTGCCGTATACGATTGTCGTCCCGCCTGGGCGAAACGGATTCCAGCCTGCAATACAGCTTACGTACAACAGCCATGACTTTGACATTCGAAGTCAATTTGGAATGGGGTGGAGTATTTCAATCCCGTCCATCCAGCGCTTGAACAAGACAGGTATCGATCTGCTATATGCCACAAGCACCTTTGCGAGTTCCATAGATGGTGAGCTCATGCAGGTGGGTACTTCAAATGTTTTTAGACCTCGGGTCGATGATGGAAGCTATCGTTCATATCAGTTGATAAACAACACTTCCTGGCTAGTAACCGACAAAGACGGAAACAGCTACTTCTACGGTACTACGTCTGCCGCCCGTTATGAAAATCCCGGAGATACGACTAAAAAATTCAAATGGATGCTTGAGCAGGCAGCCGATCTGAACGGCAATACCATCAACTATCAATACACGAGCACAAGCAGCGAACTGTATCCAAGCAAGATATTATACGGAGGAACAGCAACGACGGGACCTCTCGAAATCGATTTCGTGACGGAAGCTAGACCGGATGTACAAACATCGTACGCAGCGGGTTATCTCATAAAAACGGTCAATCGTATCAAAGAGATTGATACGTTTGCCAACGGAACGTCTTCCAGAAAATATGCCCTGAGCTACGTCATGGGCGAAAATGGAAGCCGCACCTTACTCGGAAGTACCACTGAGTCCGCATGGGATTCAGATGGCAACATCACCACTTTGCCACCCACGTCGTTCAGTTACTCCACTTCGACTAAAACATGGACCAATGTGACATCTCAATGGACAAATCCTGAAGAATATTTTTCGATGGCAGGTGTCGGCGGTGATTTGGGAGTTCGTGCGGTCGACATTAACAACGACGGTCTGACGGATGTAGTGAGGTGGCACTCAAATGCGTTCAGTTCCGACACCAAGCTTGTGTATATAAACACCGGAACAACGTCACAATTTCAATTACATTCCGAAATTGTTTTTCCCGAATTTATCACAGAGGTGCAGCAATCCAAGGGTGTCTATCTAATGGATGTCAATAACGATGGGCGAGTTGACGTTATTAGGTCTTACGGATCAAACCCTGGGGTACCTATCTCTCAAAAAGTCTATCTGGCCAGTACGACCACTGCGTATCCTGCATGGGATCAAGATACAAATTGGTCAATGCCATTTATCGTTGATGTCGGAAGCGATTGGGGTATTCGCTTCGCGGACGTTAATGGAGACAATCTTCCTGATGTGGTGCAGTCGTCGCTACCAACTGGGATCAAGAATGTGTGGCTGAATACTGGGTCAGCTTGGGTCGCCACAAGTACACCAACCATCCCAACTTCCTTCGCAAGCTCCGGCAACACCCGGGGCGTGTGGCTTGTCGACGCAAATAGCGACGGTCTTGCGGATATCGTACAGGCGACAGAATTCGAGACACCCCAAGTGTTCATAAATACGGGCGTGGGCGGTGCTAATTTTGAATGGGTTCAGGACAATACATACTCCATCCCGTTTCAATTGTCGGCGGGGTCAGGTGGATATACCCGCGGATTTCAAGTTATGGATATTAATACCGACAAGCTTCCCGATTTTGTTCAATCTTGGAATACCGGTAGCTCCGGTGGTGCTCGCACTCAACACGCCCACATCACAAAGAGCTACGGGGACACATGGAATACCGATGATACGGCAACGACTCTCCCGGAGCCGTTTGCGTGGGACAATTTTGATGCAGGCACACGCATAACGGACATTAATGGTGACGGTCTTGATGATCTGTCGCGTGATGGAGATGACGGCACACATTTTTGGAATACGACCTACATCAGGAACGGTGGCGCTGCGGATCTTCTCACGAGCGTAACCAGTCCTGACGGCGGAAGTATCTCGTACTCCTACAAAGCTGCGGGCACCATCACTGATAGTTCGGGCAATCGCGTCAATAAGATGAGTACTCCCGTTGATGTGGTCAGTACTACTACTGTCAATGATCTCAATGGAAACATTGAGACGCTTTCCTATGATTACGCGGGCGGATATTTTTGGACTAACGGACCGGAGGACAGAAAATTTGCGGGCTTCAAGTCAGTCGAGGAGACACGCGACGACAAAATAACCACCAGTTACTATTCTCAGGGCGATGGCAACGACTCATCGCTCGGTGAACAAAACGATCAGTTCGCCCTGATTGGAAAGCCGTTCCGAACGGATGTCACGACGCCAGCAGGCACGGTTCTAAAACGAACGTGGACACGATATGGCGTCCAGTCACAGGACGGCAATCGGTATTTGGAAGTCCCGTCAGACAGTATTGACCAATCTTTTAATAGTGGCGGAAGTTACCGCACCCGCGCCCAGCATCGAGATACTGATCCATACGGCCACCCATCGAGCGTAACGGACTACGGCGAGGTCACACTCGCTGACGGTCTTGCATCGAGTTACAGCGATACAGGATCGGATCTCATAGCGACTCACTTCGAGTGGGCGACTACTACTGCCTCCTCGACCAATCCGAGCGCTCCCACAAATTTCGTATCTCACGAAACAGAGACAAATTATTCCGGTGCACAAATCGCAGAAACAAAGCATCTGTATGACGGCTTAGTGTCCGGCTCGGTCGCTAATGGCAACGAAACACAGACGCAAAAATGGAAGAGCGGCAGCGCGTACGCAACCACGAAGCAAGTATTCAATGGCTACGGGCTCGTGACCTCCTCTGTTGATGCGCGCGGGAGTACCACGACCGTTGTGTATGATTCCAGTAATTTGTACCCGGCGACAACGACAAATCCACTCGGTCATGTTGAGGTCAGGACTTACGATCTGAAATTTGGAAAGCCCACGCAGATTGTCGATGTGAACGGCGCGACTTCAACCATAAAATATGACGGCCTCGGTCGTGTAGTGGAAAAGAAGGGCACCGATAGCACTGGCACGCTCGTCAAAATGGAGACGACGGCTTATACGGACACATCTGGTGCGGTCTCCGTACTCTCCACGAAATGGATTACCGACGCACAGGGTATTGCGTCGTACGACTACAAAGACGGACTCGGGCGCTCGATCCAAAATTTCTCACAGGCGACAGGGACGCAATGGGTGGCAAAAGATACTGTGTATGACGCACATGGTCACGCCTACAAGGAATCGCTCCCGTATTTTGCGTCTGCCTCATCAAAAGCTCCGGCAACGACAACCGGCTCGCTCTTTACCACGTACACATATGATTCAGTCGATAGACCGCTCACAGCGCAGACAACTGTCGGCACCACAGGTTATTCATACGGGACGTGGGATTCCACCATCACCAACGAAAACGGAATAGCAAAGGATACCACGAACGATGCCCGTGGTAATTTGGTGCAAGTCGTGGAACACAACAGCACATCGACATATACGACGACGTACTCGTACGATGGGCTCAATGACCTGACGAATATTACCGACGCTCTCAGTAACGTCCGCAATTTCACGTACGACGGTCTTGGTCGCAGATTAACCGCAGAGGATTTGCACGCATCAGCTGATACCACCTATGGCACATCGACGTATGCGTATGACGATGCCGGTAACCTCACGCAGAAGGTTGATCCTAAGGGGCAGGTGGTCAATTACACATACGATGCACTAAATCGGCCTCTCACGGAGGATTACACCGGTCAAGCGGGAACTGAAATCACCTATAAATACGATAACTGTCCGAGTGGCAAAGGTCGGCTGTGTAATTGGATTACATCGGGCGCTTCGTCGACGACGCAATACAATCCGTTCGGAGCCGTGAGGCAGGAGACCAAGACGATCGGCGGCGCGGACTTCACTCTGAGTTATCTCTACGACCGTCTGGGCAATATCGCTACGACGACGTATCCCGACAATAGCCAGGTTCAAAATGTCTACAACGGCGCAGGGCAGCTCAATGCGGTGCAGCGAAAGGAAAGCACGGACAGCGGATTTACCAGCATCATTTCCCTTACTGATTATTCCCCGCTCGGACAGGTCAGTTATCGCTCGTCGGGCAACGGCGCGATCACGTCAAACACATATGATCCAAGTCATCTCTACCGTCTGACTCGAAAACTAACGACGGGAGTCGCCACTTCAACCGTTACTGTCCTCGGCACGCCGACAACCGTTTCGATATATGCGGGCACCGGAGATGGTCATGTGATTGCGGCAGCGAAAACCACATGGGCTCTGGCGCATGACGCGAGCACAGGGACGAGCCTCAATAGCACTTCTACTACATTTGCTGTAGAAGCGGATAAGTCCGACAACAGCGGTACCAGGTTCCATATTAATCGTGGCTACATCACCTTCGATACTTCCTCGATACCCGCAGGGGCAGTTATCTCCGCAGCAACGCTTGGCTTATGGGTATCAGCGGTTTCCAACACGGCCGCACTGAATCTTGTAATCGCCACGAGTACACAAGCCGCCACGTCAACGCTTGCCACGGCTGATTTCCCGCGAGTGGGCTCTGCGACTTCGAGCGATGTCGTTCATGCTCCGGCTGCGTCAGCGACAAGTACATGGACGCTCAATAGCACCGGCATCGCAGCGATCAATATAGGTACATCGACAAAATTCTCCATTCGCGAACAGCACGATCTGAATAACCTCGCTGCCACGAACACCGCTGTGACAAGTGCCACGTTTACGTCTGCCAATGGCTCTGCATCACATCGGCCGGTGCTCGTAATTACATACAGCACGTCATCGCAGGCGGCAGGGACGCCGACGACCGTTCAGGATATCCAGTACTCGTATGACGCGGTGGGGAATATTACGAAGACGATCAACAACTCGAATACAGATGAAGCAGCGACAACAACCTACGCATACGATGATCTGAACAGATTACTCTCAGCATCGTCGACGGGCGCGGTATCCGGCAACTTCTTGAAGACGTACACATACAACGCCATCGGCAACATCGCCTCGAGCACCGATTCAGGTGCCTATGCGTACGCGGGCAACTATGCCAACCCGCACGCGCCGACAACGATTGGCAGCACCGCATACACATACGACAACAACGGCAACGTGACCAGCTATGGCACGACGACAGTAACGTGGGACTGGAGGAACCGGATAACGAAGATCGTGGGATCAGGTGCGACCACGACGTACGCGTACGATATCAACAACGAGCGCATCCAACTGGCCGGAGGAGGAAGTACGACCACCTTCCCATTCATGCTCTACAACGTCGCTTCCAGTACGAGTGCGAAGATCATATCGAAACACCTCTTCGCCAACGGTGAAGGCATTGCAGATGTCCAGGGCACGGGCGCGAGCGCGAAGGCATACAACATTCACGGCGATCACGCGGGCGGGGCCGACATCGTCTCCAATGCAAGTTCGACGATGGAAAATCAATTCGCGTATCACGCTTACGGCAAAGCACGAATAAAGAAGACGAGCGCCAACCTGAGCGAACAACGCCAGTACATCGGGCAGGAATACGACCAAGGGAGCGATCTAAATTACCACCATGACCGTTATTACAACAGCACCAGAGGCCAATTCCTGAGCGAGGAACCGATCTACCTTTCGCTCGGCGACAGCGACAAGGTGAAGACCCTTTCGCAAGAAGACCAGCAGATATACCTCCGCGATCCGCAGCAGTTGAATTCGTATAGTTACGCGAGGAACAACCCGGGGGCACTTAAGGACCCGAGCGGTCGGCAGGCGGTAGCCGTGGCCGCACTGGGGGCCCCAGGATTGGCACCAATCGCAATTCCAGCAGCAATCATCAGCGTTGTCGCAGTCGAGACCTATTATGGCACCCAAGCACTGCTTCGTCAGAGCGGAGGCAGGGAATACGGGAGGCTCGATAGAGACCAGCAAGCTTCCCTTCCAGCAGCGCCCAATCCTGTATTCGATCCTTTACCGCCTAATTTTGATGACAAGACACCTAAGTGGAAAATCATAACTTGGGCCGGCCTCACGATTGGCGGTTTGGCAGCGGACGAGTATGGGAAATATCAAACCTATTCAGACGGGGCTAAAGACGCACAACTTCCTAATGCCCCAACTGATACGCAGGGCAAGATGAACTGGGGATCGCTAAATTTGCAGTCGTCGCAAGCCCCGCAGTCTTATTATGCACAGCAGCACAACAGTTCACTGCCATCAACGGT